A genomic window from Pseudomonadota bacterium includes:
- a CDS encoding glycosyltransferase family 39 protein, with protein sequence MSRSPGLGVRGHATGLVLCLGYLAVLTLSADELAMARDEGFYVVAAERYASWFGLLFKQPEHALTREVIDRFWSYNHEHPPLFKALFALSHLAQRTWHLFPSDSLAFRFPGMLSAALTVWLLYTFGARLENRRTGLFAAFAYALLPRPFYHAHLMAFDVPITLLVLAVTYAYWRSLASRAWAVLCGLLFGLALATKHNAWIVPGVLLVHFSWVCVAELRARRLGGGIQQSGGIRQSGGVGQGGGIQQGGGIQQSGAQQSIVPYWLLFMAILGPLIFVASWPWIWHDTLVRVQDYAAFHLHHVYYNMAYFGVNHFRPPFPMSFPWVMSLLTLPLTTVALCVTGIVLERRALWPSFMRKTSDRAWLARDPRESSVLLFGSLLAPLLVISLPFTPIFGGTKHWITAYPFLVLFGGLAFSRLCDAVLARLPLDTESTPRMLAQASLQPRSPARLDLPPRSGARGLLRRAAPAGLGCILLAPALVETAHSHPFGLSHYSAAFGGAPAAADLGMNRQFWGFTTGSIAGLLKQRLPNGGRVFLCDTTVQAWRMLQRDGIVPANVRPTPHITRAHYALVHHEHHFAEVDHQIWTAYGRVQPVHVLTYDGVPIISIYENPYLVR encoded by the coding sequence GTGAGTAGATCGCCCGGGCTCGGCGTTCGCGGGCACGCGACCGGACTGGTGCTGTGTCTCGGCTATCTGGCCGTCCTGACGCTCAGCGCGGATGAGCTGGCGATGGCGCGCGACGAGGGCTTTTATGTGGTCGCGGCCGAGCGCTACGCCTCCTGGTTTGGCCTGCTCTTCAAGCAGCCCGAGCACGCGCTCACGAGAGAAGTGATAGATCGCTTCTGGAGCTACAACCACGAGCACCCCCCGCTCTTCAAGGCGCTGTTCGCGCTTAGCCACCTTGCGCAACGCACCTGGCACCTGTTTCCAAGTGACTCGTTGGCGTTTCGCTTCCCGGGCATGCTGAGTGCGGCGCTCACCGTGTGGCTCCTGTACACGTTCGGAGCTCGGCTGGAGAACCGCCGAACCGGCTTGTTCGCCGCTTTTGCCTACGCGCTGCTGCCGAGGCCCTTCTACCACGCCCACCTCATGGCGTTCGACGTGCCCATCACGCTGCTGGTGCTGGCGGTGACGTACGCCTACTGGCGCTCTTTGGCCTCGCGAGCGTGGGCGGTGTTGTGCGGCCTGCTTTTTGGATTGGCCCTCGCCACCAAGCACAACGCGTGGATCGTGCCGGGCGTCTTGCTCGTTCATTTCTCGTGGGTGTGCGTTGCCGAGCTGCGCGCTCGTCGCCTGGGCGGCGGCATTCAACAGAGCGGCGGCATTCGACAGAGCGGCGGCGTCGGACAGGGCGGCGGCATTCAACAGGGCGGCGGCATTCAACAGAGCGGTGCTCAACAGAGCATCGTGCCGTACTGGCTGCTTTTCATGGCGATCCTGGGCCCGCTGATCTTCGTGGCCAGCTGGCCTTGGATCTGGCACGACACCCTGGTGCGCGTGCAGGACTACGCCGCGTTTCACCTGCACCACGTCTACTACAACATGGCCTATTTCGGCGTGAACCACTTCCGCCCTCCGTTTCCCATGAGCTTCCCCTGGGTGATGAGCCTGCTTACCTTGCCGCTGACCACGGTGGCGTTGTGCGTGACGGGGATCGTGCTCGAGCGCCGAGCGCTATGGCCGAGCTTCATGAGGAAGACCAGCGATCGCGCGTGGCTTGCACGCGACCCTCGCGAAAGCAGCGTGCTGTTGTTCGGGTCCTTGCTGGCACCGCTGCTCGTAATTTCGCTTCCCTTCACTCCGATCTTTGGAGGCACCAAGCACTGGATCACGGCCTACCCCTTTCTCGTGCTGTTCGGCGGGCTCGCCTTCTCGCGCCTGTGCGACGCGGTGCTTGCGAGGCTGCCGCTCGACACCGAGAGCACGCCTCGGATGCTCGCCCAAGCTTCGCTACAACCCCGATCGCCCGCTAGGCTTGATCTCCCGCCGCGCAGCGGTGCACGCGGCCTGCTGCGACGCGCAGCGCCGGCCGGGCTTGGCTGCATCCTGCTCGCCCCAGCGCTCGTGGAGACGGCCCACTCGCATCCGTTTGGACTTTCTCACTACAGCGCCGCGTTCGGCGGTGCGCCCGCGGCCGCCGACCTCGGCATGAATCGGCAGTTTTGGGGCTTCACCACGGGCTCGATAGCCGGACTGCTCAAGCAGCGTCTGCCCAACGGTGGCCGTGTCTTTCTCTGCGATACCACTGTCCAAGCGTGGCGCATGCTTCAGCGCGATGGAATCGTACCGGCCAACGTGCGTCCCACACCCCACATCACCCGGGCTCACTACGCCCTGGTTCATCACGAGCACCATTTCGCGGAGGTGGATCACCAGATCTGGACGGCCT